Proteins from one Sphingomonas sp. HF-S4 genomic window:
- a CDS encoding YceD family protein — MTPEFPRPHRLDQIGTGDTEVEVEASSEERAALARRFELVGIDRLTARFTLRRDAISVFAKGRLSAAVTQSCGVTGDLLPATIDDDFAIRFLPEPNETESHDEVELAEEDMDTVFYTGSALDLGEAAAETLALALDPFPRSPRAAELLKAAGVISEEDAGPLSPLAAALQGKLGKK, encoded by the coding sequence ATGACCCCCGAATTCCCCCGCCCGCACCGGCTCGACCAGATCGGCACGGGCGACACCGAAGTCGAAGTTGAAGCCTCAAGCGAGGAGCGCGCTGCGCTTGCCCGCCGCTTCGAACTCGTCGGCATCGACCGCCTGACCGCGCGCTTCACGCTGCGCCGCGACGCGATCAGCGTATTCGCGAAGGGCCGGCTTTCGGCGGCGGTGACCCAGTCGTGCGGGGTCACCGGCGATTTGCTGCCCGCGACGATCGACGATGACTTCGCGATCCGATTCCTCCCCGAACCCAACGAAACCGAAAGCCATGACGAAGTCGAGCTCGCCGAGGAGGACATGGACACCGTCTTCTACACCGGCAGCGCGCTCGATCTCGGCGAGGCCGCGGCGGAGACCCTGGCGCTCGCCCTCGATCCGTTTCCGCGCAGCCCCAGGGCGGCCGAGTTGCTCAAGGCGGCCGGGGTGATCAGCGAGGAAGATGCCGGGCCGCTGAGCCCGCTTGCCGCCGCGCTACAGGGCAAGCTCGGCAAGAAGTAG
- a CDS encoding outer membrane protein assembly factor BamE: MPFPVRLAGCAALLVALGSTACSPIKTHQGYVIDQELVNSVQPGVDTRDSVMQTLGRPTLTSQFNQGEWYYVSRDSRNYGFSDPKVREQTTIRVRFDAAGNVAAVDKMDKELIASVDTYGKTTPTLGRKRSFFSDLFGNIGTVGAPGAGAPGGGAGQ; the protein is encoded by the coding sequence ATGCCCTTCCCCGTTCGCCTGGCCGGTTGCGCCGCGCTCCTCGTTGCCCTGGGCAGCACCGCATGCTCGCCGATCAAGACGCACCAGGGCTATGTGATCGATCAGGAGCTGGTCAATTCGGTCCAGCCCGGCGTGGATACGCGCGATTCGGTGATGCAGACGCTCGGCCGTCCGACGCTGACCAGCCAGTTCAACCAGGGCGAATGGTATTATGTGTCGCGCGACAGCCGCAACTACGGCTTCAGCGATCCCAAGGTGCGTGAGCAGACCACGATTCGCGTACGCTTCGACGCGGCGGGCAACGTCGCGGCCGTCGACAAGATGGACAAGGAACTGATCGCCTCGGTCGACACCTATGGCAAGACCACGCCGACGCTCGGTCGCAAGCGCAGCTTCTTCAGCGACCTGTTCGGCAATATCGGCACGGTGGGCGCGCCGGGCGCGGGCGCTCCAGGCGGCGGCGCCGGCCAGTAA
- a CDS encoding TetR/AcrR family transcriptional regulator produces MSEAASAGKEPRTARGRKTLRAILDAAAEEFGEKGFHEGSISGITRRAGVALGSFYTYFDSKDAVFRALVRDMSDQVREHVAPALKDAPGQIAAEQAALLAFIRFARTHKEIYRIIDEAEFVDPESFRAHYATTADRIARRLRAAADRGEVRSDVSEVHAWAIMGMNVFLGLRYSVWDEDAAPEAIAETVAAMLARGIGAVD; encoded by the coding sequence ATGAGCGAGGCAGCGAGTGCGGGAAAGGAGCCGCGCACCGCGCGCGGCCGCAAGACGCTGCGCGCGATCCTCGACGCGGCGGCCGAGGAATTCGGCGAGAAGGGCTTCCATGAGGGCTCGATCAGCGGGATCACCCGGCGGGCGGGCGTCGCGCTGGGCAGCTTCTACACCTATTTCGATTCGAAGGACGCGGTGTTCCGCGCGCTGGTCCGCGACATGTCCGATCAGGTGCGCGAGCATGTCGCGCCCGCGCTCAAGGACGCGCCGGGCCAGATCGCCGCGGAGCAGGCGGCGTTGCTCGCGTTCATTCGCTTCGCGCGCACCCACAAGGAAATCTACCGGATCATCGACGAGGCCGAATTCGTCGACCCCGAGAGCTTCCGCGCGCATTACGCCACCACTGCCGATCGCATCGCCAGGCGCCTGCGCGCCGCCGCCGATCGCGGCGAAGTGCGCAGCGACGTAAGCGAGGTCCATGCCTGGGCGATCATGGGCATGAACGTGTTCCTCGGGCTGCGCTACAGCGTGTGGGACGAGGATGCCGCTCCCGAGGCGATCGCCGAGACGGTAGCGGCGATGCTGGCGCGGGGGATCGGGGCGGTGGATTGA
- a CDS encoding ubiquinol-cytochrome C chaperone family protein codes for MGLLKRLFGAPDRGTAPQLYAAIVATGRAPHWYAQGDVPDTIDGRFDMIAAVLAFMLLRLEGEPEANAPSTALAECFIDDMDGQLRELGVGDIVVGKHMGKMMGMIGGRLGAYREGLAGDGLRDALVRNLYRGNAPSDAGLAHVETELRALRDRLAATPTPTILAGELPQ; via the coding sequence ATGGGACTGCTCAAGCGCCTGTTCGGCGCCCCCGATCGCGGCACCGCGCCGCAGCTCTATGCCGCGATCGTCGCCACCGGCCGCGCCCCGCATTGGTATGCGCAGGGCGACGTCCCCGACACGATCGACGGCCGGTTCGACATGATCGCGGCGGTGCTCGCGTTCATGCTGCTGCGACTCGAGGGTGAGCCCGAGGCCAACGCGCCGAGCACCGCGCTTGCCGAGTGCTTCATCGACGACATGGACGGCCAGCTGCGCGAGCTCGGCGTGGGCGACATCGTCGTAGGCAAGCATATGGGCAAGATGATGGGAATGATCGGCGGACGGCTCGGCGCCTATCGCGAAGGGCTGGCGGGCGACGGGCTGCGCGACGCGCTGGTCCGCAACCTCTATCGCGGCAACGCGCCATCGGACGCGGGGCTGGCGCATGTCGAGACCGAGCTGCGCGCGCTGCGCGACCGGCTCGCCGCGACGCCGACGCCTACGATCCTTGCCGGGGAGCTGCCGCAATGA